In a genomic window of Sarcophilus harrisii chromosome 4, mSarHar1.11, whole genome shotgun sequence:
- the RHEX gene encoding regulator of hemoglobinization and erythroid cell expansion protein has product MITTSILSSLQVEFWHVILIEVFNFFLQAILFLVLYILLSRKIANYHGQVVKATRTQAPAPENPKDKNDSPPSKKTGSKMLSVSALTYRDDIIDGDSSGESFDNSENYSPPSSSKMPEDVNYSTMVFPATGYKMTLSSNYYENIKATDDYVNVDPKKSEFNTWDFNRTFSSEPEEYTEVAV; this is encoded by the exons ATGATAACAACAAGTATATTGAG ctccttGCAAGTTGAATTCTGGCATGTCATACTGATTGAagtatttaacttctttcttcagGCTATTCTCTTCTTAGTCCTATATATTTTACTCAGCAGGAAAATAG CCAACTACCATGGCCAGGTGGTGAAAGCTACAAGAACCCAAGCCCCGGCCCCAGAGAatccaaaagacaaaaatgattcaCCTCCTTCAAAAAAGACAGGGTCAAAGATGCTTTCAGTTTCTGCCTTGACTTACAGAG atgATATCATTGATGGTGATTCCTCCGGAGAGAGCTTTGACAACTCAGAAAATTATTCTCCACCTTCCAGCAGCAAG ATGCCTGAGGATGTGAATTACAGCACCATGGTCTTTCCAGCCACTGGTTACAAAATGACTTTGTCTTCTAACTACTATGAGAACATCAAGGCAACTGATGATTATGTCAATGTGGACCCCAAGAAAAGTGAATTTAATACTTGGGATTTCAATCGCACCTTCTCCTCGGAGCCAGAGGAATATACAGAAGTGGCTGTGTGA
- the AVPR1B gene encoding vasopressin V1b receptor isoform X2: MFLLFQLLLSHLNSRPLFFPSLTIVSPPTLPNIFPFPISISLLSFLSFIRPYFFKHHPMDNFPLWTVNSTPWSSPLPLNATTPWLGRDEEVAKVEIAVLATILVLATGGNSVVLLALGWPGRKRSRMHLFVLHLALTDLGVALFQVLPQLLWDITYRFQGSDLLCRVVKYLQALSMFASTYMLLVMTLDRYLAVCHPLRTLHQPSCSVYPLIIATWLLAAGLSLPQIFIFSLREVRQGTGVLDCWADFRFSWGLRAYITWTTLAIFVLPVAVLIACYSLICYEICKNLKGKTQAWGVGGRGQRAVLRGAASFQALGGAIQGLPSRVSSISTISRAKIRTVKMTFVIVLAYVACWAPFFSVQMWSVWDENAPDEDSTNVAFTITMLLGNLSSCCNPWIYMCFSSYLLPAPMRDLSCCGQPQAGLKRRFSNGSLSSRRTTLLTRVSHPPHLSLSGSPRPEENLKEFFAPNENTIVETRAL; this comes from the exons atgtttcttttatttcagttACTTTTGTCCCATCTAAACTCCCGAcctcttttctttccatcccttACCATCGTTTCACCTCCCACTCTCCCAAACATCTTCCCCTTCCCTATCTccatctccctcctctccttcctttcattcatCCGCCCATATTTCTTCAAGCACCATCCCATGGATAACTTTCCTCTCTGGACTGTCAACAGCACCCCGTGGAGCTCCCCTTTACCCCTAAACGCCACCACACCCTGGCTGGGTAGGGATGAGGAGGTGGCCAAAGTGGAGATCGCGGTGCTAGCCACCATCCTGGTGCTGGCCACCGGCGGCAACTCGGTGGTGCTCCTGGCCCTGGGCTGGCCGGGCCGCAAGCGTTCCCGCATGCACCTGTTTGTGCTGCACCTCGCCCTCACCGACCTGGGGGTGGCACTCTTCCAGGTGTTGCCCCAACTCCTGTGGGACATCACCTACCGTTTCCAGGGCTCTGACCTCCTCTGCCGCGTGGTCAAGTACCTCCAGGCCCTGAGCATGTTTGCTTCCACCTACATGCTGCTGGTCATGACCTTGGACCGATACCTAGCTGTCTGCCACCCACTGAGGACCCTCCACCAGCCTAGCTGCTCTGTCTACCCTCTCATTATTGCCACCTGGCTCCTGGCTGCGGGTCTCAGTCTCCCCCAGATCTTCATCTTCTCACTAAGGGAGGTGAGGCAAGGTACTGGGGTGCTAGATTGCTGGGCTGACTTTCGCTTCTCCTGGGGGCTTCGGGCCTACATCACATGGACCACACTGGCCATCTTTGTCCTTCCTGTGGCCGTACTCATAGCCTGTTACAGCCTCATCTGCTATGAGATCTGCAAAAACCTGAAGGGCAAGACTCAAGCttggggagtgggaggaagaggcCAGAGGGCTGTCCTGAGAGGGGCTGCCTCGTTCCAGGCTCTGGGAGGGGCCATCCAGGGCCTGCCTTCTCGAGTCAGCAGCATCAGCACCATCTCCAGAGCCAAGATCCGGACCGTGAAGATGACCTTTGTCATTGTGTTGGCTTACGTTGCCTGCTGGGCGCCTTTCTTCAGCGTCCAGATGTGGTCAGTGTGGGATGAAAACGCCCCTGATGAAG ATTCCACCAATGTGGCTTTCACCATCACCATGCTGCTGGGCAACCTCAGCAGCTGCTGCAACCCCTGGATCTACATGTGTTTTAGCAGCTACCTGCTGCCAGCTCCGATGCGGGACCTCTCCTGCTGTGGGCAGCCCCAAGCCGGACTGAAGAGACGATTCTCCAATGGAAGCCTCTCGAGCCGTCGAACAACCCTCCTCACACGTGTCAGCCACCCTCCGCACCTGAGCCTCAGTGGGAGCCCCCGGCCGGAGGAAAACCTCAAGGAGTTCTTTGCACCCAATGAAAATACCATCGTTGAGACCAGAGCCCTTTAG
- the AVPR1B gene encoding vasopressin V1b receptor isoform X1, whose translation MFLLFQLLLSHLNSRPLFFPSLTIVSPPTLPNIFPFPISISLLSFLSFIRPYFFKHHPMDNFPLWTVNSTPWSSPLPLNATTPWLGRDEEVAKVEIAVLATILVLATGGNSVVLLALGWPGRKRSRMHLFVLHLALTDLGVALFQVLPQLLWDITYRFQGSDLLCRVVKYLQALSMFASTYMLLVMTLDRYLAVCHPLRTLHQPSCSVYPLIIATWLLAAGLSLPQIFIFSLREVRQGTGVLDCWADFRFSWGLRAYITWTTLAIFVLPVAVLIACYSLICYEICKNLKGKTQAWGVGGRGQRAVLRGAASFQALGGAIQGLPSRVSSISTISRAKIRTVKMTFVIVLAYVACWAPFFSVQMWSVWDENAPDEGKWIPPMWLSPSPCCWATSAAAATPGSTCVLAATCCQLRCGTSPAVGSPKPD comes from the exons atgtttcttttatttcagttACTTTTGTCCCATCTAAACTCCCGAcctcttttctttccatcccttACCATCGTTTCACCTCCCACTCTCCCAAACATCTTCCCCTTCCCTATCTccatctccctcctctccttcctttcattcatCCGCCCATATTTCTTCAAGCACCATCCCATGGATAACTTTCCTCTCTGGACTGTCAACAGCACCCCGTGGAGCTCCCCTTTACCCCTAAACGCCACCACACCCTGGCTGGGTAGGGATGAGGAGGTGGCCAAAGTGGAGATCGCGGTGCTAGCCACCATCCTGGTGCTGGCCACCGGCGGCAACTCGGTGGTGCTCCTGGCCCTGGGCTGGCCGGGCCGCAAGCGTTCCCGCATGCACCTGTTTGTGCTGCACCTCGCCCTCACCGACCTGGGGGTGGCACTCTTCCAGGTGTTGCCCCAACTCCTGTGGGACATCACCTACCGTTTCCAGGGCTCTGACCTCCTCTGCCGCGTGGTCAAGTACCTCCAGGCCCTGAGCATGTTTGCTTCCACCTACATGCTGCTGGTCATGACCTTGGACCGATACCTAGCTGTCTGCCACCCACTGAGGACCCTCCACCAGCCTAGCTGCTCTGTCTACCCTCTCATTATTGCCACCTGGCTCCTGGCTGCGGGTCTCAGTCTCCCCCAGATCTTCATCTTCTCACTAAGGGAGGTGAGGCAAGGTACTGGGGTGCTAGATTGCTGGGCTGACTTTCGCTTCTCCTGGGGGCTTCGGGCCTACATCACATGGACCACACTGGCCATCTTTGTCCTTCCTGTGGCCGTACTCATAGCCTGTTACAGCCTCATCTGCTATGAGATCTGCAAAAACCTGAAGGGCAAGACTCAAGCttggggagtgggaggaagaggcCAGAGGGCTGTCCTGAGAGGGGCTGCCTCGTTCCAGGCTCTGGGAGGGGCCATCCAGGGCCTGCCTTCTCGAGTCAGCAGCATCAGCACCATCTCCAGAGCCAAGATCCGGACCGTGAAGATGACCTTTGTCATTGTGTTGGCTTACGTTGCCTGCTGGGCGCCTTTCTTCAGCGTCCAGATGTGGTCAGTGTGGGATGAAAACGCCCCTGATGAAGGCAAGTGG ATTCCACCAATGTGGCTTTCACCATCACCATGCTGCTGGGCAACCTCAGCAGCTGCTGCAACCCCTGGATCTACATGTGTTTTAGCAGCTACCTGCTGCCAGCTCCGATGCGGGACCTCTCCTGCTGTGGGCAGCCCCAAGCCGGACTGA